CAGCCGCCCTCGTTCCTGGACGTATGCGGCCCGTTACTTTTGAGTTTTATATATTAAATTTACTATGTAAAATCAATCCCCGCTGACTCTAACTTGCGCCTCGCCCAGTAGCTTTGAGGCCGGTAGCCCCGGCTTTCCCGCGCTTTTTTCTTTTCCGATTCGCTTTTTGCGCTATGCTTGCCATTACCTCGCTGCTGCCGTCTCCAGCTTCCGACCACATCAACACGCTTATCAAAAGCCTGGAAACGAAGTTTGGCCTCACCGATGTGCAGGCCACGCCCGAGCCGCACCTGACGTACCAGATTGTGGAGCCCGCCGACCTCGAAACCCTGAAGGCGGCGCTACAGGAAATTGCGCGCACTACCAAGCCCTTTGTGGCCCATACAACCGGGCTGGGAATGTTTCCGGGCGATAACCCCGTGATTCATATTCCGGTACTGCGCTCCGACGACCTCAACCTGCTGCACCACCGCGTGCTACAGGTGGCCGCGCCGTTGTGCTCGCGCACCGATAAGTTCAGCGCTCCCGACCTGTGGCTGCCCCACGTATCGCTGGCTTTGCACGATACCACGCCCGAGCTGCTGGGCCCCGTATTGCAGTTTCTGAATAACCAGACGTTCAACCTGGAGCTGGAAATCAGCAACCTCGCCATTCTGCGCCCCGACGGCGACATGTTTGTGCGCGAAGTGGTGTTTGAGTTTGGGGGAAAATAATTCGTTAATGGTTAATATTGTTCAAGAGCTCTGAATAAAATTAACCATCAACCAGTAAAAAATTATCTGTTCAGAATAGTCTTGTTCCGGTTCAGCTTCAGGTCTTGCAGCAGGCTGCTCTTGGCGGCGATGGTGAAGTTGTAGCCCCGGTACGGCCCCACCGGTATCCAGAGCCCCGACACCTGCCAGCAGTGCAGGTCGCGGTAGAAGTTGACCGTTGGGTACACAAACTGACTTTGGGTGAAGTTGTAGTTGAGGCTGGTGCTCAGGCGCAGATTGGGCGTGAGCTTGACCGAGCCGCTGGCCGTGATGGAGTTGCCCGATAATAGCGGAATCGTATTATATAGTACCGGCCTGATGGGAGCCGTGGCCGTGTTGTAGCTGGCCGTGTACTGCACGCTGGCTTCCCAGGGGATATCAAAATCGATATAATCGGCGTAAATGGCCTGGGGCAGGGGTGAGCCCAGCACCGGGTCGTTGCTCGGGGCCACGGCCCGCGGAATATTGGCCTTGCTTTTGGGGCGGGCGGCGGGGTTAAACTGGTAGCCCAGGCTCAGGTTGGCATTGAGCAGGCGGGCCAGGCGCACCTTGCTTTGCTCAAAGAGGTAGCGGTTGAGCGTGCGCCCGGTGGAGTCGCGCTGATAGAAAGAAAACGAGCTGCTGGCCACTACGTTAAGCTTTTTGGCAATCTGCACCCGGTAGCCCAGGTTGAGCGGCGAGAGCCGTAGCGAGTCGGCGGCAAAGTTGTAGCTCAGGTTCAGGTCGATGCCGTCGGCCAGGCTTACTTTCCGGTAGGGGTTGGTGCCGGTCGTGTCGCGGCTGTTGCGCACCTTCATCTCAATCTGGTTCTGCACGCTCAGGCTCAGCTGGCTTACGCGGGCGCTGGCGGGCACCCCATA
The sequence above is drawn from the Hymenobacter baengnokdamensis genome and encodes:
- a CDS encoding 2'-5' RNA ligase family protein, whose protein sequence is MLAITSLLPSPASDHINTLIKSLETKFGLTDVQATPEPHLTYQIVEPADLETLKAALQEIARTTKPFVAHTTGLGMFPGDNPVIHIPVLRSDDLNLLHHRVLQVAAPLCSRTDKFSAPDLWLPHVSLALHDTTPELLGPVLQFLNNQTFNLELEISNLAILRPDGDMFVREVVFEFGGK